CAATGTCGCCAGACCAAGCGGCAACCAAAACAACAAAGCTTGCCAATGTCCAATAATCCAGCCAATCCCAGCAATCAGTAGCAATGCCAATATCCATATTGCATGGATAATATATTGTAACCAACCACTAAATTGAAGCCTTAACTTTAGCTTCCATATCGCACTATCTTCAAAGGACCATTGTTTTTCTAATGGCATATAGCTCTCCCATACACTTAAAATGCGCTTGAACACATGTAGACATTAACTTAAGGAGCCACTATCGCTCTGTGTGACTGACTAACGCCTAACACATTACTCTGCCGCACAAAATAATTGGCAATTTTTGCCAATACGCTGGAGTACAAAAGGTAGCAACGGTTTTGTGTGAGTAGCAGTAACGTCTTATATGCCTAATTCTTGATAGAGGCTGTTTTTTTTAAAACCAACCGTCTTTCGAAGATATCTGTCCATTTAAACCACATTTTCACCGCGGGACAACATTTTTAATTCCTCACTTTGGTGCATTTCGAATAACAAATCATGAACGCCTGAGTCAACCATATCGGTTACCCTTTGTTTCATTAGATATTTTTCTATGGGGTCAGATAATTTTTCATTTGAACTTTTTATAACGGCTCAATAACAATGACCAATTTCTATGTCCAAGTCCAAGTCCAAGTCCAAGTATCGATTTAACGTCACTAACTGGTGGATAAATTAATTTGCTGAATATATCTAATTTATTCATAAGTGATTGGCTCTCTTTTACTTATAACGCTGCCAAAGCGCAAAGCGTTAACCGTCCGACTTGAGTCGCTTGTATCGCCAAACGACTCTCAACGTCACTTAAACACGGTTTAACACCCGATCAAATAACAATAAACTGCAATGTCATCCAGCTTTATTCCACGTTGGCTTGGTTACTGGCATGGATATAGTACAGCGCGATAGCTAAGCAGATAACCGCCGCTATTCGACTTGGCGAAAACACTATCGCGTCATTGCCGAACCAGCCGAAATTATCGATTAACATGCTCATTAACAGTTGCCCAAAAATAACGGCTACGGTTGCTACCGCAGTACCAATTTTTTGCACCGCAAACACCATGATAACTATGTATGGTACGCCGCACATCGCGCCCAGCAACTGCCATTTAGGTACCTCTAGCAAAGTTAACGAATGCGCAGGTTCAAAATAAAAAATAAGCAGACCTGTCACCAAGGCGCCTAACGAAAAGGTTAAAAAGGCACAACGAAATACGCCGACTTTACTGCCAAGTTGTCCATTAATTGCCGCTTGAATACTCAATGTTGCGCCACCGATGACCGCCAACATAATCATAATAAATGTCATTACTCCCCCCCTTAACCCTGTGCCATTAAAATAAGTGCTGCTACGATAAATCCCAGTGCGATAAGCCGTTTTCGATCAATTGGCCGCGGTTGACTGGCAAATAAGCCAAAGTGATCAATAATCAGACTCTTCGACACTTGGCCGGTTAAAATCCCTATCATAGTCATGGCGATACCGATTGCTGGCGCAGTAATGGTTAAAATCACAACGTATATTGGCCCTAATATTCCGCCAAGCAGTG
The Shewanella vesiculosa DNA segment above includes these coding regions:
- a CDS encoding DMT family transporter, which encodes MTFIMIMLAVIGGATLSIQAAINGQLGSKVGVFRCAFLTFSLGALVTGLLIFYFEPAHSLTLLEVPKWQLLGAMCGVPYIVIMVFAVQKIGTAVATVAVIFGQLLMSMLIDNFGWFGNDAIVFSPSRIAAVICLAIALYYIHASNQANVE
- a CDS encoding DMT family transporter: MQLMLILLVVLGGMGLSVEAGLLGPLGAEVGELWATFSIFGVGAALTFILMLFFSPRNSPSFFAQPSWTLLGGILGPIYVVILTITAPAIGIAMTMIGILTGQVSKSLIIDHFGLFASQPRPIDRKRLIALGFIVAALILMAQG